One Watersipora subatra chromosome 4, tzWatSuba1.1, whole genome shotgun sequence genomic window carries:
- the LOC137393895 gene encoding uncharacterized protein encodes MSLAPGLARYTAMNSRKQRYLNTYGGRYRKKNQAARRKAEIQILSEIAEIYWKKGNADPKINWSDMLKAHALYNSCALRSSGAAAVAFEEQALLVQNRYRWGYRTMSLHEMISLRDKHKARISEIRMCTRNDMRHLRLRIRRSKSMQNSVSRLSCSIKDAVTSCNESMLNFARMIIEDAVNVVGTPPCFFTAAAKGSLARGEATPYSDLEFFFIIETKTAETKEYFMSLAMNIYFLIGNMQETKLKYMNISELDWFEDLEMSGVKIDGLQRGAGNIPTGNGVTQRKNKYITSPDEFVKKFEIIYNEPNPEDALRGDDSAMLAFTREIYSNSRNLLPGIVRQQQAIPMTEHRRQLTKEMLEQDVEDYQLDEATFVEDGVVEVKQKIYRYPSLIILDLSILYELHASSSWDALELLSSQHRISYSFKTALYNLLALASYIRMCTYLNHNSQTEYMTLRQAKRQRPCYFPSSKIVNYIIIYMKSMVNHILPVSSLQSDLHLRLEEGLQAAARLRTQ; translated from the exons ATGTCTCTGGCTCCAGGCCTTGCTAGATATACAGCAATGAATAGCCGAAAGCAAAGATATTTGAACACCTATGGCGGGAGGTATCGCAAAAAAAATCAGGCAGCAAGACGGAAAGCAGAAATACAAATTCTGTCTGAAATAGCAGAGATCTACTGGAAGAAGGGAAATGCTGATCCTAAAATAAACTGGTCCGACATGTTGAAG GCCCATGCTCTATACAATTCATGTGCTCTCCGAAGCTCTGGTGCTGCTGCTGTGGCATTTGAAGAACAAGCTCTTCTTGTGCAGAATCGATACCGATGGGGCTACAGGACAATGTCGCTACATGAAATGATATCTCTGCGAGACAAACACAAGGCGCGCATATCAGAGATCCGAATGTGTACTCGAAATGATATGCGGCATTTGCGTTTGAGAATAAGAAGAAGCAAGTCGATGCAGAACAGCGTCTCACGACTTTCGTGCTCCATTAAAGATGCAGTCACTTCCTGCAATGAAAGTATGTTGAACTTCGCAAGGATGATCATAGAAGATGCGGTGAATGTTGTCGGAACGCCACCCTGCTTCTTTACAGCTGCTGCTAAAGGCTCGCTAGCTCGAGGTGAAGCAACTCCATATTCTGATCTGGaatttttcttcattattgAGACGAAAACAGCAGAAACCAAGGAATATTTCATGAGCTTAGCTATGAACATATACTTTCTCATTGGAAACATGCAAGAGACGAAACTCAAGTACATGAACATAAGTGAATTGGATTGGTTTGAAGACTTAGAGATGAGTGGAGTTAAGATTGATGGGCTGCAACGAGGGGCAGGAAACATTCCTACAGGCAACGGTGTAACTCAACgaaaaaataaatacatcacAAGCCCTGACGAATTTGTAAAAAAGTTTGAGATCATTTACAATGAACCAAATCCAGAAGATGCCCTTCGAGGAGACGATTCCGCAATGTTAGCATTTACAAGGGAGATTTACAGCAACTCGAGGAACCTGCTCCCAGGAATCGTGCGACAGCAGCAAGCTATTCCAATGACTGAGCACCGCCGTCAGTTAACTAAGGAGATGCTTGAACAAGACGTGGAAGACTATCAGTTGGATGAAGCTACATTTGTAGAAGATGGGGTGGTGGAGGTGAAACAGAAGATATATCGTTACCCATCGCTCATCATTCTAGACCTGAGTATTCTTTATGAGTTGCATGCTTCCTCTTCTTGGGATGCTCTGGAACTGCTGTCGAGTCAGCATCGGATCTCCTACTCTTTCAAAACGGCTTTGTACAATCTACTGGCCTTGGCGAGCTATATCAGGATGTGCACCTACCTAAACCACAACAGTCAAACAGAGTATATGACCCTGCGGCAGGCGAAAAGACAAAGACCTTGTTACTTTCCATCAAGCAAAATAGTGAACTACATCATCATCTACATGAAATCGATGGTCAACCACATCCTTCCTGTGAGCTCTTTGCAGTCAGACCTACATCTACGTCTAGAGGAAGGACTGCAAGCTGCTGCAAGATTAAGAACACAATAA